Genomic segment of Arachnia propionica:
GGCGGTGCGCGAAGACTTCGGGCTGTCGTGGATCATCGCGGTCAGCGTCGCTGTGCTGGGTGTGGCGGTCTCGCTGCTGGTGATCTTCGTCTCTCCCCTGTTCCAGCGGATGCAGACCAACCTCGACAACCTGAACCGGGTACTTCGCGAACAGATCAGCGGTATCCGGGTGATCCGCGCCTTCATTCGCGAGGACCACGAGTCGAGGCGCTTCGAGGGCGCCAACGAGGACGTCTACTCCGTCACGCTGCGCGCCTCCCGCTGGATGGTGCTGCTGTTCCCAATCGCCATGTTCATGGTGAACATCTCATCGGTGGCGGTGATCTGGTTCGGCGCCTTCCGCATCGACTCCGGCAACATTCAGATCGGCCAGATGGCCGCCTTCCTGAACTACCTGATCCAGATCCTCATCTCGGTGATGATGTCGACGATGCTGCTGTTCCTGGCGCCGCGCTCCGCGGTGTCCGCGGACCGCATCCTGGAGGTGCTCGACACCGAACCCACGGTGGCTCCCCCCGCCGACCCGGTCGCCCCGCAGGAGCTGACGGGCGTCGTCGAGTTCCGCGACGTCACCTTCACCTACCCGGGTGCGGAGGATCCGGTGCTGGCGAACGTGTCGTTCACGCTGGCCCCGGGCCGCACCACCGCGATCATCGGGTCGACGGGATCGGGCAAGTCCACCCTGGTGAACCTGATCCCCCGTCTGTACGACGTCAGCAGCGGCGAGGTGCTGGTGGACGGCGTCGACGTGCGCCGCCTCGATCCCGACGCCCTGTGGTCGCGGATCGGGCTTGTGCCGCAGAAGCCCTACCTGTTCTCCGGGACGGTGGCCTCCAACCTGCTCTACGGACGCCCCGACGCCACACCGGAGCAGATGTGGGAGGCGCTGCGGATCGCCCAGGCAGCCGATTTCGTCGAGAAACTCGACGGCGGTCTCGCCGCCCACATCGCGCAGGGCGGCACGAACGTCTCGGGCGGGCAGCGGCAGCGCCTGTCCATCGCGCGGGCGCTGGTGAAGGAACCCGCCGTCTACGTCTTCGACGATTCCTTCTCCGCCCTCGACGTCGCCACCGACGCCCGCCTGCGGGCCGCCCTGGCCCCGGCTACGGCGGACCGCGCCACCCTGATCGTCGCCCAGCGCGTCGCCACCATCCGGGGCGCCGACGAGATCCTCGTGCTGGAACACGGCCGCATCGTGGGTCGCGGCACCCACGATGAACTGCTGGCGAGCAACGCCACCTATCAGGAGATCGTCGACAGCCAGCTGAGCGCCGAGGAGGCCCAGGTATGAGCACCACCACCGGAAAGACCGGGGCCGCCACCAAACCCGCGGCCAACAAACGTCCCGCACACGGCCCGGGGAAGATCAGCTTCGGGCCCGGCGGACCCAGCGGCTCCGGGGAAACCGCGGTCGCCTTCCTGCCGTCGCTGAAGCGCCTGCTCGGGATCATGAAACCGCATCGGATCGCGGTGGCGGTCGCACTGGTGCTGGCCGTCGGCGCCGTCGTGATGTCCACCCTCGGCCCGAAAATCCTGGGGGCTGCCACCGACCTGCTGCTGGCCGGGATCGTCGGCAAGAACATGCCCGCGGGCGTCACCAAGGAGCAGGCCATCGAGGCCGCCCGCAGCGGCGGGAACGACACCCTCGTCGAGATGCTGCAGCGCGTCGACTTCACGCCCGGCCAGGGCATCGACTTCGGCGCCATCGGGTCGATCCTGGTGCTGGTGCTGGTGCTCTACGTCGTCTCCGCCGTCGCCACCTACGTCTCGAACTGGCTGCTGATCGGCGCAGCACAGAAGTCGGTGCGGCGGATGCGCAGCGACGTGGAGGCCAAGCTGCAGCGCCTGCCCCTGTCGTACTTCGACGGGCAGCCGCGCGGCGAGCTGCTCTCCCGCGTCACCAACGACATCGACAACATCTCCCAAACCCTGATGCAGACCCTGCCGCAGCTCATCAACTCGCTGCTGACGGTGTTCGGGGTGGTGATCATCATGATGTGGATCTCGTGGCCGCTGGCGCTGGTCACGCTGGTCTCGATCCCGCTGTCGATGCTGATCGTGCCGTTGATCATGCGGCGCTCCCAGAGGCGGTTCGCCGACATGTGGAAGTCCACGGGCGAGTTGAACTCGGAGATCGAGGAGGCCTACACCGGCCATTCCCTGGTGAAGGTGTTCGGCCGCAAGTCGGAGGTGGAGGCCACCTTCCGCACCCGCAACGAGGCACTGTTCAAGTCGTCGTTCGGGGCGCAGTTCCTCTCCGGGATCCTCATGCCCGTGATGTTCCTGGTCGGCAACCTCAACTACGTCATCGTCGCGGTCTTCGGTGGTCTCCAGGTGGCGACGGGGCAGATGAACATCGGCGACGTGCAGGCCTTCATCCAGTACTCGCGCCAGTTCACGCAGCCGCTGACGCAGCTCGCGTCCATGACGAACCTGCTGCAGTCGGGGGTGGCCTCCGCGGAGCGGGTCTTCGAGCTTCTCGACGCCGACGAGATGTCGCCGGAGCCGGGCCGCGGCCTGACCGCGGAGGGCGGGCACGTCGTCTTCGAGGACGTCACCTTCTCCTACAGCCCGGATCGTCCCCTCATCGAGCACCTCAACCTGGAGGCGAAACCCGGCCAGACGGTCGCGATCGTCGGCCCCACCGGCGCGGGCAAGACCACGCTGGTGAACCTGCTGATGCGTTTCTACGACCTGAACTCCGGTCGCATCCTCCTCGACGGGACGGACATCGCGACGGTGGATCGTGGGGCGTTGCGCGACAACATGGGCATGGTGTTGCAGGACACGTGGCTGTTCGGCGGCACCATCCGCGACAACATCGCCTACGGCAAGGAGGGTGCCACGCAGGAGGAGATCCTGGCGGCGGCGAAAGCGGCATTCGTGGATCGTTTCGTCCATTCCCTGCCCGACGGCTACGACACCGTCATCGACGAGGAGGGCAACAACGTCTCGGCGGGTGAGAAACAGCTCATCACCATCGCGCGGGCGTTCCTGTCGGAACCGGAACTGCTGATCCTCGACGAGGCCACCTCGTCGGTCGACACTCGCACCGAACTGCTGCTGCAAAAGGCGATGGCGGCGCTGCGCAGTGGTCGCACGTCGTTCGTGATCGCCCACCGCCTGTCCACCATCCGCGACGCCGACCTGATCCTCGTCATGGACGACGGCGCCATCGTCGAGCAGGGCACCCACAGCGACCTGCTGGCAGCGAGGGGTCGCTACCACGACCTGTACCAGTCGCAGTTCAACGCGCCCGTCGAGGAGGCCCCCGCCCCCTGAGAGGTCGCGTCGACTCAAAGCCGATTGAGGCCATCTCGTGGCGGAGGCTTTTCGAAGCTGGTTAAGCCGGACCGCTACCCTCCCACCCTGAAACTGGTTGAGCCGATCCACGAGCGCCAGCGAGCAGATCGAGTCGAAACCAAAGCGACCACGATCAGGAACCTGTGGTCCGATCCACCATTCGACTGCCCGGTGGTTTCGACACAGCCGCTCGCTTCGCTCACGAGCTGGCTCAACCAACTTCGGGGTTGAAGGCCCACACCCCGCTCAGCCACCTGATCGCGGGGAATCCGCGTCGCATCTGGCCCTGACGGCGCGGAACCCGGGATAATGTCCGCACGATCAGGAAGGACGCACCATGAGCCATCACGACATGGACATGGTGGTCCTGATCGCCTGCGGAGTGCTGCTGGCGGGCGTGGCGGCGGTGCGGATCTCGTCGCGCAGTTCCATGCCCGGGTTGCTGCTGTACCTGGGCATCGGCCTGGGGATCGGCGAGGCGGGCCTCGGGATCCGGTTCGACGACGCCCAGCTGGCCTACAACATCTCCGCGCTGCTGGTGGGGCTGCTGCTGTTCGACGGCGGGTTCACCACCCGCTGGGCGGAGTTCAGACCGGTGGCTTCCCGAGCTGGACTACTCGGAACCGTCGGGGTGCTGGTGTCGGTGGCGGTGGCCTCGTCCATCGCGATGCTGGTGCTGGGTGTCGATCTGCGCACCGGGATCCTGATGGCGGCGATGGTCTCGTCGACGGATGCCGCTGCCGTGTTCGCGATCCTGCGTCGCCTGCCCCTGAGATCTAAGGTGCGCACCACCCTGGAGGGTGAGTCCGGTTTCAACGACCCACCTGCGATCATCATCGTCACTGTCGTGGTCTCCGACGCCTGGAACCAGATGTCGGTGACGGGAATGCTCGCGAACGGACTCTTCCAACTGACCGCAGGCGCCCTCATCGGGGCGGCAGTGGCGATGGTGGGGCAGGCCTTCCTGCACCGCATCTCCCTGCCGAGCGCAGGCCTGTACCCCCTAGCAACCCTCGCGATCGCGCTGACCGCCTACTCCGTCGCCGGGGTCGCGGGCGGTTCGGAGCTGCTGGCCGCCTACATCGCCGGGCTGTGGCTCGGCAACCAGGCGCTTCCCCACCACTCGACGACGGAGGGATTCACGGAGTCGGTGAGCTGGTTGGCGCAGATCGGTTTGTTCGTGATGCTGGGGCTGCTGGCCTCCCCCAGCCAGTTGCCGGAGGCGATCATCCCGGCGCTGGTGATCGGGTCGGCGTTGACGTTCGTCGCCCGTCCGATCTCCGTGTTCGCCTGTCTGACGCCGTTCCGGGAGAAACTGAGAACCCAGCTGTTCATCTCATGGGCGGGGATGCGTGGCGCGTTGCCCATCATGCTGGCAACGATCCCGCTGACGCACCAGCTGCCGGGAGCCTCGCACATGTTCCACGTCATCTTCCTGCTGGTGGTGACGTTCACCCTCGTGCAGGGCCCGCTGCTGCCGAAGCTGGCCCCGTGGGCCGGGGTGCTGGAACAGATCTCCCCGCGGGAGTTGCAGTTCGACTCCTCCCCGCTCGAGGGCATCAACGCCTCGCTGGTGCAGTTCCGGGTCCCGGACACGGGCCGCCTGGTGGGGATGTGGGTTAACGACCTGCGACTGCCCCGTGGAGCCGTGGTCTCCATGATCATCCGCGACAAGAAGATCCTCATCCCGGACAGAACGCTACGTCTTCAGGGTCGCGACGAACTGCTGCTGGCCGTCGAGTCCGGCCTGGTCGAACGCGTCCAGGGCCGATTGGCACTCATCAACGAACACGGCCCGCTGGCGCGCTGGCTGGCGTCGGGCCGGAACCGTCGCCGACTGCTCGACGGCGACTGAAAACCCCGAAACTGGTTGAGTCGGGACCATTCTTGGGAACCGGTTGAGCCAGCACGCGAAGCTCACACGAATGGCTGAGTCAAAACCACCGGCGGCCGAAAATACAGACCCAACCCCAGTCCCCGAACACGCGCGGGATGGTTTCGACACGGCCAGTTCGCAGAGCGAGCAGCCCGGCTCAACCAACTGCCCTCCCCCGGAGCAGGGACAGCGGCATTGTTCTCCTCTCCTCCTGTACACGAACCGCCTTCCCCGTCCCGTCCCTCCTCCTGTACACGAATCGCGAAGGTTCGACGGTTCAACGTCGCCACCCGACGTTGAACCGTTTTTCTCCCGCGATTCGTGTACGAGGGAAAGCAATCGGTCCCCGCCTCTGACGAGACGGGGACCGATTCGTGCGCGAGAGAGGAGTTGAACCTCCACGCCCTTGCGGGCACTGGCACCTGAAGCCAGCGCGTCTACCATTCCGCCACTCGCGCGTCCGGGGAGGAACTCTAGCACGACTGCACGCGGGGAGCGCAACTCGGGGTTCAGGATCCGCTCATCCCGCCATCCCGGGCACGGATGTCCTCCCGGGCCATCGCTGGTAAGCGGCCTCTTCTGCCACGACGTCGAGGACGAGAAACACAGTCAGCAACGACCAGCGATCCCCCACCCGGATCGACGAGAAACGGCGGATCCTCTCGAAGGCGTGAAAACGAAACCCAGGCGCGGATCCACGGCGTCACCGGTTCGGCCGGACCGACGTCGAGCCCAGGTGCCGGCGTTCCCTTGCCCGGCGAATACCGGTCTGACACCGTACGATCCTTGTGGTTCCCCGAGACGGCCTCCGTCGCCACGCGTCCTGTCAGAGAAACCTCTTACCATGTTGAACCAGGAGGTACGAATGAGTAACAACCAGTGGCCCGGCCCCAACGATCGTCCGCAGCAGGGATACCCCCAGCAGCCGGCCTTCGGCGGCCCTCAGCCACAACCCGGGTATCAGCAGCCCCAGCCTGGATATCAGCAGCCCCAGCCCGGGTACCAGCAGCCCCAGCCCGGGTACCAGCAAGCACAACCCAGCTACTCCCAGCCCAGCTACCAGCAGTCCGGATACGGCCAACAGGGCTATCAGTCCGTCTACGGTTCCGCCGGTCAGGGCATGCCCCCGCAGCCACCGGGGAAAAACAACACTGTCCTGATCGTCGCGCTCGTGGCCATCCTGGTGGCCACCGCCGGATTCGGGGCCTGGTGGATCCTCGGCCGGGACAACCAACCGAACGCCACCCCCTCCACCAGCACACAGACCACCACACAGGAAACCCAGAAGTCCGAGACACCATCACCCGAACCCACGAAGAAAACCACCAAACCCACCACCCAGAAATCATCCAAATCTTCCAGCACCGCACCCGAGATGCCCAAATCATTCGATGACTTCACCTTTAGCAAGAAGAAAGACCTGGCGACCACCTACACAAACTCGGACGGAGATTTGTTCGTGGTGGCCTATGGAAAGGGCGAAACCGTCGAGGCGAACTCCACCAACCTCCATGACATCGAAACCATTGGGAAATGGACCTGCGGCAAGGACGAGAATGACTCATCCATGTGCTTGACCGAGGTCTATTCCGGCACCTTGGCAACGCTCATGCTCGACGAGCCGACCTCCAAATTGGCGGAAGTCTCTGATCGTTTCCTCGACGCCTGGAAGTAACCACGAGCGTCCCGGGGCCCTCAGAAACCTGACACGAAGGACTCCCGTCCAGGCTCCAGCCAAGGACTCTCTGAGCGATGGCTTCTTCGTAAACAGGTCCCAAGATTGACCAGGCTCCATGGTCAGGGCGGCTTCAGAGCGTTCAGCTTCGCCGTGTGACCAACGCCTTCAACTGACTTGTGAACGGACTTCATCGAGCCCCTCAAGGATTCGCCTGATCCTGGCTGCCCTGGTGGGGTTCCGGCGGCGGGTCCGCAGGCCAGCGAGCATGCCCGGCGAGACCGGGACGGGTCAGACCTCACAGCACTTACCATGAGGAGCAGGAGGTATAAATGAGCAACAACCAGTGGCCTGGCTACGGCGGACAACCCGGCTACGGACAACCCCAACCTGGCTACGGGCAACCCGGCTACGGCGGACAACCCCAACCCAGCTACGGGCAACCCGGCTACGGCGGACAACCGCAGCCCGGCTACGGCGGACAACCGCAGCCCGGCTACGGCGGACAACCGCAGCCCGGTTACGGCGGACAACCCCAGCCCGGCTACGGACAACCCGGCTACGGCGGACAACCCCAACCCAGCTACGGACAACCCAGCTACGGCACACCCCCGCAGCCCCCGGGGAAAAACAACACGGTCCTGATCGTCGCGCTCGTGGTCGTCCTGGTGGCCACCGCCGGGTTCGGGGTCTGGTGGTTCCTCGGCCGGGACAACCAACAGAACGCCACCCCCTCCACCAGCGCACAGACCACCACACAGGAAACCCAGAAGTCCGAGACACCATCACCCGAACCCACGAAGAAAACCACCGAACCCACCACCCAGAAATCATCCAAATCTTCCAGTACCGCACCCGAGTTGCCAGACTCATTCGGCGACTTCGCCCTCGCCGAGACGAAAGACAAAACGACGAAGTATTACTCGAATTCGAACGGGGACCGGTTCGTCGCCGTCTATGAGGAAGGAGGAACCGTCGACGAAAACGCCCACCTTCTCGAGAACATGAAGTTCAACGGCAAA
This window contains:
- a CDS encoding potassium/proton antiporter codes for the protein MSHHDMDMVVLIACGVLLAGVAAVRISSRSSMPGLLLYLGIGLGIGEAGLGIRFDDAQLAYNISALLVGLLLFDGGFTTRWAEFRPVASRAGLLGTVGVLVSVAVASSIAMLVLGVDLRTGILMAAMVSSTDAAAVFAILRRLPLRSKVRTTLEGESGFNDPPAIIIVTVVVSDAWNQMSVTGMLANGLFQLTAGALIGAAVAMVGQAFLHRISLPSAGLYPLATLAIALTAYSVAGVAGGSELLAAYIAGLWLGNQALPHHSTTEGFTESVSWLAQIGLFVMLGLLASPSQLPEAIIPALVIGSALTFVARPISVFACLTPFREKLRTQLFISWAGMRGALPIMLATIPLTHQLPGASHMFHVIFLLVVTFTLVQGPLLPKLAPWAGVLEQISPRELQFDSSPLEGINASLVQFRVPDTGRLVGMWVNDLRLPRGAVVSMIIRDKKILIPDRTLRLQGRDELLLAVESGLVERVQGRLALINEHGPLARWLASGRNRRRLLDGD
- a CDS encoding ABC transporter ATP-binding protein translates to MIARLNRLIFTHLKPYWRELLAILVLQVLATAMSLYLPNLNAQIIDDGVVKGDTDLIWRSGALMLLFSLVQAAGQIGATWFGALTAMSLGRDLRAAIFDRALSFSTREMRDFGASSLLTRNTNDVLQVQTIVQTTLTIIVGAPIMMVGGFVMAVREDFGLSWIIAVSVAVLGVAVSLLVIFVSPLFQRMQTNLDNLNRVLREQISGIRVIRAFIREDHESRRFEGANEDVYSVTLRASRWMVLLFPIAMFMVNISSVAVIWFGAFRIDSGNIQIGQMAAFLNYLIQILISVMMSTMLLFLAPRSAVSADRILEVLDTEPTVAPPADPVAPQELTGVVEFRDVTFTYPGAEDPVLANVSFTLAPGRTTAIIGSTGSGKSTLVNLIPRLYDVSSGEVLVDGVDVRRLDPDALWSRIGLVPQKPYLFSGTVASNLLYGRPDATPEQMWEALRIAQAADFVEKLDGGLAAHIAQGGTNVSGGQRQRLSIARALVKEPAVYVFDDSFSALDVATDARLRAALAPATADRATLIVAQRVATIRGADEILVLEHGRIVGRGTHDELLASNATYQEIVDSQLSAEEAQV
- a CDS encoding ABC transporter ATP-binding protein, with protein sequence MSTTTGKTGAATKPAANKRPAHGPGKISFGPGGPSGSGETAVAFLPSLKRLLGIMKPHRIAVAVALVLAVGAVVMSTLGPKILGAATDLLLAGIVGKNMPAGVTKEQAIEAARSGGNDTLVEMLQRVDFTPGQGIDFGAIGSILVLVLVLYVVSAVATYVSNWLLIGAAQKSVRRMRSDVEAKLQRLPLSYFDGQPRGELLSRVTNDIDNISQTLMQTLPQLINSLLTVFGVVIIMMWISWPLALVTLVSIPLSMLIVPLIMRRSQRRFADMWKSTGELNSEIEEAYTGHSLVKVFGRKSEVEATFRTRNEALFKSSFGAQFLSGILMPVMFLVGNLNYVIVAVFGGLQVATGQMNIGDVQAFIQYSRQFTQPLTQLASMTNLLQSGVASAERVFELLDADEMSPEPGRGLTAEGGHVVFEDVTFSYSPDRPLIEHLNLEAKPGQTVAIVGPTGAGKTTLVNLLMRFYDLNSGRILLDGTDIATVDRGALRDNMGMVLQDTWLFGGTIRDNIAYGKEGATQEEILAAAKAAFVDRFVHSLPDGYDTVIDEEGNNVSAGEKQLITIARAFLSEPELLILDEATSSVDTRTELLLQKAMAALRSGRTSFVIAHRLSTIRDADLILVMDDGAIVEQGTHSDLLAARGRYHDLYQSQFNAPVEEAPAP
- a CDS encoding flagellar basal body-associated protein FliL; translated protein: MSNNQWPGPNDRPQQGYPQQPAFGGPQPQPGYQQPQPGYQQPQPGYQQPQPGYQQAQPSYSQPSYQQSGYGQQGYQSVYGSAGQGMPPQPPGKNNTVLIVALVAILVATAGFGAWWILGRDNQPNATPSTSTQTTTQETQKSETPSPEPTKKTTKPTTQKSSKSSSTAPEMPKSFDDFTFSKKKDLATTYTNSDGDLFVVAYGKGETVEANSTNLHDIETIGKWTCGKDENDSSMCLTEVYSGTLATLMLDEPTSKLAEVSDRFLDAWK